A single region of the Lysinibacillus sp. B2A1 genome encodes:
- a CDS encoding GGDEF domain-containing protein, giving the protein MENQEKLALAIRKEMVYFNLKRMRTVAWSLMYVSAVVTIIHYGEVFFSKTERVMVPAYIAIHFILFYIDLAVLLLIKEKKLHVTFLNLRKYEMILLMYIYIVLLLITAITVMDVYYFKHAALYEVLFLIICTVFAISFRKIYPLVVVTALAIFISAYLGNGILGESIKVFLPMSLILPIGFVIQHHIYKVQKQFITQHILLGEEMTKSKQLSKLLAEKNNELLEQALRDSLTNLPNRRAFNNKLTQIGQQLHKAKNITVMMIDIDFFKNFNDYYGHLQGDEALIKVAAVLDEIAGKYNAFAARWGGEEFVIISQHASKFAEHVCEEILEEVRSLNIRHEHSKIADTVTVSIGMCHAKISTIEQLETCCELADQALYKAKQNGRNNFYGKNELFDEGVFHPI; this is encoded by the coding sequence ATGGAAAATCAAGAAAAACTTGCTCTCGCTATACGTAAAGAAATGGTCTATTTTAATTTGAAGCGTATGCGGACAGTGGCATGGTCATTAATGTATGTATCAGCCGTCGTTACAATCATACATTATGGTGAGGTTTTCTTTTCAAAAACAGAAAGAGTGATGGTGCCAGCTTATATTGCGATTCATTTTATTTTGTTTTATATTGATTTGGCTGTTTTATTACTTATTAAAGAAAAGAAATTACATGTTACATTCTTAAACTTGCGCAAATATGAAATGATCCTACTTATGTATATTTATATAGTTTTATTGTTAATTACAGCTATCACAGTAATGGATGTATATTATTTTAAGCATGCGGCTTTATATGAGGTGCTGTTTTTAATTATTTGTACGGTTTTCGCCATTTCTTTTCGTAAGATATATCCACTTGTTGTAGTAACAGCATTAGCAATTTTTATCAGTGCTTATTTGGGTAATGGAATATTAGGTGAAAGTATCAAAGTTTTCCTGCCGATGTCCCTTATTCTTCCGATAGGGTTCGTTATTCAGCATCATATCTACAAGGTTCAGAAACAATTTATAACGCAACATATTTTGTTGGGAGAAGAAATGACGAAATCCAAGCAATTATCAAAATTATTAGCTGAAAAAAATAATGAACTGTTAGAGCAAGCACTTCGTGATTCGTTGACAAATCTTCCAAATCGACGAGCTTTTAATAACAAACTTACGCAAATAGGGCAGCAGCTTCATAAAGCCAAAAACATAACAGTGATGATGATTGATATTGATTTCTTTAAAAATTTCAATGATTATTATGGTCATTTACAAGGTGATGAGGCATTAATCAAGGTTGCTGCTGTACTAGACGAAATTGCTGGAAAGTATAATGCGTTTGCTGCACGATGGGGAGGCGAAGAATTTGTAATTATTAGCCAACATGCATCCAAATTTGCTGAGCATGTTTGTGAGGAAATTTTAGAGGAAGTCCGTAGTTTAAACATTCGTCACGAACATTCAAAAATAGCCGATACCGTAACAGTCAGTATCGGAATGTGCCATGCCAAAATTTCAACTATTGAACAATTAGAAACATGCTGTGAATTAGCTGATCAAGCATTATATAAAGCAAAGCAAAACGGTCGTAACAACTTTTATGGCAAAAATGAATTATTCGATGAAGGTGTATTTCATCCTATATAA
- a CDS encoding Asp23/Gls24 family envelope stress response protein — protein MSIELNNEFGQIDISTDVLAQIAGGAAVECYGIVGMASKHQIRDGLTDILRKENFAKGVVIRQQNDDLHIDMYIIVSYGTKISEVAYQVQSKVKYTVDKTLGMSVKSVNIFVQGVRVAND, from the coding sequence ATGTCAATTGAATTAAACAATGAATTCGGCCAAATTGATATTTCAACAGATGTACTTGCACAAATTGCTGGTGGCGCTGCTGTAGAATGCTACGGTATTGTTGGCATGGCATCTAAACATCAAATTCGTGATGGTCTAACTGATATTTTACGTAAAGAAAATTTTGCAAAAGGTGTTGTTATTCGACAGCAGAACGACGATTTACATATTGATATGTACATTATTGTTAGTTATGGTACGAAAATCTCGGAAGTGGCTTACCAAGTACAGTCTAAAGTGAAATATACAGTGGATAAAACGTTAGGTATGAGCGTAAAATCTGTCAATATTTTTGTGCAGGGCGTTCGTGTAGCGAATGATTAA